A single Pieris rapae chromosome 2, ilPieRapa1.1, whole genome shotgun sequence DNA region contains:
- the LOC110995314 gene encoding calcium-activated potassium channel slowpoke isoform X11 — protein sequence MASSEEEATTAPIPEDDDCLSVRKWWCFLLSSIFTFLAGLLVVLLCRACAFVCCRREPELSPNDPKLKEQKAARQGKQEFEGTFMTEAKDWAGELISGQTTTGRILVVLVFILSIASLIIYFIDASSEEVERCQKWSDNITQQIDLAFNIFFMVYFFIRFIAASDKLWFMLEMYSFVDYFTIPPSFVSIYLDRTWIGLRFLRALRLMTVPDILQYLNILKTSSSIRLAQLVSIFISVWLTAAGIIHLLENSGDPLDFENAQSLSYWTCVYFLIVTMSTVGYGDVFCRTVLGRTFLVFFLLVGLAMFASSIPEIIELVGSRSKYSGELKREHGKRHIVVCGHITYESVSHFLKDFLHEDREDVDVEVVFLHRKPPDLELEGLFKRHFTTVEFFQGTIMNPIDLQRVKVHEADACLVLANKYCQDPDAEDAANIMRVISIKNYSDDIRVIIQLMQYHNKAYLLNIPSWDWKQGDDVICLAELKLGFIAQSCLAPGFSTMMANLFAMRSFKTSPDTQAWQNDYLQGTGCEMYTESLSTSFTGMTFAQASELCFTKLKLLLLAIEIKGEEGADSKISINPRNAKIHANTQGFFIAQSADEVKRAWFYCKACHEDIKDETLIKKCKCKNLATFRKGVRAVQMVGRANDHHPPPTFTPPELPKKVHVRGEVARDRGEDISLINRNHRSAAPTALLSPMANQLMNSTTTRQVNKVKPNVTRAPPDTNQQEQDTNYQAYHLAYEVKKLMPTSRNSGGNQNSNGVSLPAGMADDQSKDFDFEKTEMKYDSTGMFHWSPARNLEDCILDRNQAAMTVLNGHVVVCLFADPDSPLIGLRNLVMPLRASNFHYHELKHVVIVGSVDYIRREWKMLQNLPKISVLNGSPLSRADLRAVNVNLCDMCCILSAKVPSNDDPTLADKEAILASLNIKAMTFDDTIGVLSAGVNGTNAVPAPPGASPAPVLLQRRGSVYGANVPMITELVNDSNVQFLDQDDDDDPDTELYLTQPFACGTAFAVSVLDSLMSTTYFNQNALTLIRSLITGGATPELELILAEGAGLRGGYSTSESLSNRDRCRVGQISLYNGPLAEFGEAGKYGDLFVAALQKYGMLCIGLYRFRDTSSSCDASSKRYVITNPPDDFCLLPTDQVFVLMQFDPGVEYHSSHLAATAGAKDDAS from the exons GTAGTTTTGGTGTTCATTCTAAGCATAGCATCGCTCATCATCTACTTCATTGACGCATCCAG TGAGGAGGTGGAGCGATGTCAGAAATGGAGTGACAATATAACTCAACAAATTGACCTTGcctttaacatattttttatggtcTACTTTTTTATACga tTTATAGCAGCTAGTGACAAACTGTGGTTCATGCTCGAGATGTATTCATTTGTAGATTATTTCACGATACCCCCATCATTTGTATCAATTTACCTGGATAGAACATGGATAG GGCTAAGGTTCCTCCGAGCTCTACGCTTAATGACCGTGCCTGATATTTTGCAGTACCTCAATATATTAAAGACATCAAGCTCAATTCGGTTGGCGCAActagtttctatatttatatccgTGTGGCTTACTGCAGCCGGTATTATTCATTTG TTGGAAAATTCTGGTGATCCGCTAGATTTCGAGAATGCGCAATCGTTGTCATATTGGACTTGCGTTTACTTTCTCATAGTCACAATGTCCACAGTAGGTTATGGTGATGTGTTCTGTCGAACAGTACTTGGCAGAacatttttggttttttttctCCTCGTCGGCTTG GCAATGTTCGCTAGTAGTATTCCTGAAATTATAGAGCTGGTAGGAAGTAGGTCCAAGTACAGTGGCGAGCTGAAGCGTGAACATGGAAAAAG GCATATAGTTGTATGTGGACATATTACGTACGAATCGGTGAGccattttttaaaagacttcCTGCATGAGGACAGAGAGGATGTGGATGTAGAAGTGGTTTTTTTACAcag GAAACCGCCCGACCTGGAGCTCGAAGGCCTGTTCAAGAGACACTTTACCACTGTGGAATTCTTTCAAGGCACCATTATGAACCCAATCGACCTTCAAAGGGTAAAA gtacACGAAGCTGACGCGTGCTTGGTGCTAGCTAACAAATACTGCCAGGATCCCGATGCTGAAGATGCAGCCAACATCATGAGGGTCATCTCCATCAAGAATTACTCCGATGATATTAGGGTCATCATTCAACTGATGCAGTACCACAATAAG GCCTACCTTTTAAACATTCCATCGTGGGATTGGAAGCAAGGAGACGATGTCATTTGCCTGGCAGAGCTGAAACTGGGTTTTATCGCGCAGAGCTGTCTCGCGCCGGGCTTTTCGACTATGATGGCGAATCTATTCGCTATGAGaagttttaaaaca TCGCCAGATACACAGGCATGGCAGAACGATTACCTGCAAGGAACTGGATGTGAGATGTACACAGAGAGCCTGTCAACATCCTTCACCGGAATGACATTTGCCCAAGCAAGCGA ACTATGCTTTACCAAGCTAAAGTTGTTGCTCCTGGCGATAGAGATCAAAGGTGAAGAAGGAGCTGACAGTAAGATATCAATAAATCCCAGAAATGCGAAGATACATGCGAATACACAAGGGTTTTTCATTGCCCAATCCGCTGATGAGGTTAAAAG gGCGTGGTTTTACTGCAAAGCGTGCCACGAAGACATTAAGGATGAAACACTCATCAAAAAGTGCAAATGCAAAAACT TGGCTACATTCAGGAAGGGCGTCCGAGCCGTCCAGATGGTGGGCCGGGCAA ATGACCACCATCCTCCCCCCACCTTCACGCCGCCAGAGTTGCCCAAGAAGGTCCATGTTCGAG GTGAAGTCGCCCGAGATCGAGGAGAGGATATTAGCT TGATAAATCGCAATCACCGTAGCGCGGCCCCAACTGCGTTGCTGTCCCCAATGGCCAACCAGCTCATGAACTCCACCACCACAAGACAAGTGAATAAAGTTAAGCCCAACGTAACAAGAGCTCCGCCTGATAC GAATCAGCAAGAGCAAGATACCAATTACCAGGCCTATCACCTTGCCTACGAAGTGAAAAAACTCAT GCCCACAAGTCGGAATAGCGGTGGCAATCAGAATAGTAATGGAGTAAGTCTGCCAGCTGGTATGGCAGACGACCAGTCAAAAGACTTCGATTTCGAAAAGACTGAAATGAAATATGACTCGACTGGAATGTTCCATTGGAGTCCTGCCCGAAATCTAGAAGATTGTATATTA GATAGAAACCAAGCCGCCATGACAGTACTAAATGGTCACGTGGTGGTCTGTTTGTTTGCGGACCCGGATTCGCCGCTCATCGGTCTTAGGAACCTGGTGATGCCGCTGCGTGCCTCGAACTTTCACTACCACGAACTTAAACACGTGGTCATCGTGGGTAGCGTCGATTATATACGACGGGAATGGAAGATGTTGCAGAATCTGCCAAAAATATCTGTTTTGAAC GGTTCACCGCTAAGCCGGGCCGACTTGCGTGCAGTGAACGTGAACCTGTGTGACATGTGCTGCATCCTGTCAGCGAAGGTGCCATCCAACGATGACCCAACGCTGGCTGACAAGGAAGCTATTCTGGCTTCGTTGAACATCAAG GCGATGACCTTCGATGACACGATAGGCGTGCTCAGTGCCGGGGTGAACGGAACTAACGCCGTGCCAGCGCCGCCAGGGGCTTCACCCGCGCCAGTCCTGCTGCAGCGAAGGGGTTCCGTATATGGCGCTAATGTGCCTATGATTACCG AGCTGGTTAACGATAGCAACGTGCAATTTCTGGATCAAGACGACGATGATGACCCAGACACAGAACTCTACCTCACACAGCCTTTCGCCTGCGGAACAGCCTTCGCCGTCAGTGTGTTGGACTCGCTCATGTCAACT ACGTATTTCAACCAGAACGCGCTGACATTAATCAGATCGCTAATAACTGGTGGGGCGACGCCCGAACTGGAACTGATCCTCGCGGAAGGAGCCGGCCTTAGAGGCGGTTACTCCACATCAGAGAGTTTATCCAACAG GGACCGTTGTCGTGTTGGCCAAATTTCGCTATACAACGGACCGTTGGCCGAATTCGGTGAGGCCGGCAAGTATGGAGACCTATTTGTCGCGGCATTACAAAAGTATGGGATGCTGTGCATCGGCCTCTATCGGTTCAGAGACACCTCATCGTCATGTGACGCTTCCAGCAAGCGATACGTCATCACCAACCCGCCTGATGATTTCTGCTTGCTGCCTACTGATCAG GTGTTCGTCCTAATGCAATTCGATCCTGGCGTCGAGTACCACTCGTCGCACCTGGCTGCGACAGCCGGGGCCAAAGACGACGCCTCCTGA
- the LOC110995314 gene encoding calcium-activated potassium channel slowpoke isoform X14: MASSEEEATTAPIPEDDDCLSVRKWWCFLLSSIFTFLAGLLVVLLCRACAFVCCRREPELSPNDPKLKEQKAARQGKQEFEGTFMTEAKDWAGELISGQTTTGRILVVLVFILSIASLIIYFIDASSEEVERCQKWSDNITQQIDLAFNIFFMVYFFIRFIAASDKLWFMLEMYSFVDYFTIPPSFVSIYLDRTWIGLRFLRALRLMTVPDILQYLNILKTSSSIRLAQLVSIFISVWLTAAGIIHLLENSGDPLDFENAQSLSYWTCVYFLIVTMSTVGYGDVFCRTVLGRTFLVFFLLVGLAMFASSIPEIIELVGSRSKYSGELKREHGKRHIVVCGHITYESVSHFLKDFLHEDREDVDVEVVFLHRKPPDLELEGLFKRHFTTVEFFQGTIMNPIDLQRVKVHEADACLVLANKYCQDPDAEDAANIMRVISIKNYSDDIRVIIQLMQYHNKAYLLNIPSWDWKQGDDVICLAELKLGFIAQSCLAPGFSTMMANLFAMRSFKTSPDTQAWQNDYLQGTGCEMYTESLSTSFTGMTFAQASELCFTKLKLLLLAIEIKGEEGADSKISINPRNAKIHANTQGFFIAQSADEVKRAWFYCKACHEDIKDETLIKKCKCKNLTAHQRKVGADIDVGMMMMQTGMVKQNLNSYRSVPDGEVARDRGEDISLINRNHRSAAPTALLSPMANQLMNSTTTRQVNKVKPNVTRAPPDTNQQEQDTNYQAYHLAYEVKKLMPTSRNSGGNQNSNGVSLPAGMADDQSKDFDFEKTEMKYDSTGMFHWSPARNLEDCILDRNQAAMTVLNGHVVVCLFADPDSPLIGLRNLVMPLRASNFHYHELKHVVIVGSVDYIRREWKMLQNLPKISVLNGSPLSRADLRAVNVNLCDMCCILSAKVPSNDDPTLADKEAILASLNIKAMTFDDTIGVLSAGVNGTNAVPAPPGASPAPVLLQRRGSVYGANVPMITELVNDSNVQFLDQDDDDDPDTELYLTQPFACGTAFAVSVLDSLMSTTYFNQNALTLIRSLITGGATPELELILAEGAGLRGGYSTSESLSNRDRCRVGQISLYNGPLAEFGEAGKYGDLFVAALQKYGMLCIGLYRFRDTSSSCDASSKRYVITNPPDDFCLLPTDQVFVLMQFDPGVEYHSSHLAATAGAKDDAS, translated from the exons GTAGTTTTGGTGTTCATTCTAAGCATAGCATCGCTCATCATCTACTTCATTGACGCATCCAG TGAGGAGGTGGAGCGATGTCAGAAATGGAGTGACAATATAACTCAACAAATTGACCTTGcctttaacatattttttatggtcTACTTTTTTATACga tTTATAGCAGCTAGTGACAAACTGTGGTTCATGCTCGAGATGTATTCATTTGTAGATTATTTCACGATACCCCCATCATTTGTATCAATTTACCTGGATAGAACATGGATAG GGCTAAGGTTCCTCCGAGCTCTACGCTTAATGACCGTGCCTGATATTTTGCAGTACCTCAATATATTAAAGACATCAAGCTCAATTCGGTTGGCGCAActagtttctatatttatatccgTGTGGCTTACTGCAGCCGGTATTATTCATTTG TTGGAAAATTCTGGTGATCCGCTAGATTTCGAGAATGCGCAATCGTTGTCATATTGGACTTGCGTTTACTTTCTCATAGTCACAATGTCCACAGTAGGTTATGGTGATGTGTTCTGTCGAACAGTACTTGGCAGAacatttttggttttttttctCCTCGTCGGCTTG GCAATGTTCGCTAGTAGTATTCCTGAAATTATAGAGCTGGTAGGAAGTAGGTCCAAGTACAGTGGCGAGCTGAAGCGTGAACATGGAAAAAG GCATATAGTTGTATGTGGACATATTACGTACGAATCGGTGAGccattttttaaaagacttcCTGCATGAGGACAGAGAGGATGTGGATGTAGAAGTGGTTTTTTTACAcag GAAACCGCCCGACCTGGAGCTCGAAGGCCTGTTCAAGAGACACTTTACCACTGTGGAATTCTTTCAAGGCACCATTATGAACCCAATCGACCTTCAAAGGGTAAAA gtacACGAAGCTGACGCGTGCTTGGTGCTAGCTAACAAATACTGCCAGGATCCCGATGCTGAAGATGCAGCCAACATCATGAGGGTCATCTCCATCAAGAATTACTCCGATGATATTAGGGTCATCATTCAACTGATGCAGTACCACAATAAG GCCTACCTTTTAAACATTCCATCGTGGGATTGGAAGCAAGGAGACGATGTCATTTGCCTGGCAGAGCTGAAACTGGGTTTTATCGCGCAGAGCTGTCTCGCGCCGGGCTTTTCGACTATGATGGCGAATCTATTCGCTATGAGaagttttaaaaca TCGCCAGATACACAGGCATGGCAGAACGATTACCTGCAAGGAACTGGATGTGAGATGTACACAGAGAGCCTGTCAACATCCTTCACCGGAATGACATTTGCCCAAGCAAGCGA ACTATGCTTTACCAAGCTAAAGTTGTTGCTCCTGGCGATAGAGATCAAAGGTGAAGAAGGAGCTGACAGTAAGATATCAATAAATCCCAGAAATGCGAAGATACATGCGAATACACAAGGGTTTTTCATTGCCCAATCCGCTGATGAGGTTAAAAG gGCGTGGTTTTACTGCAAAGCGTGCCACGAAGACATTAAGGATGAAACACTCATCAAAAAGTGCAAATGCAAAAACT TGACCGCGCACCAGCGGAAGGTCGGAGCCGACATAG ATGTCGGAATGATGATGATGCAGACCGGGATGGTGAAACAAAATCTTAATTCATATCGAAGTGTTCCTGACG GTGAAGTCGCCCGAGATCGAGGAGAGGATATTAGCT TGATAAATCGCAATCACCGTAGCGCGGCCCCAACTGCGTTGCTGTCCCCAATGGCCAACCAGCTCATGAACTCCACCACCACAAGACAAGTGAATAAAGTTAAGCCCAACGTAACAAGAGCTCCGCCTGATAC GAATCAGCAAGAGCAAGATACCAATTACCAGGCCTATCACCTTGCCTACGAAGTGAAAAAACTCAT GCCCACAAGTCGGAATAGCGGTGGCAATCAGAATAGTAATGGAGTAAGTCTGCCAGCTGGTATGGCAGACGACCAGTCAAAAGACTTCGATTTCGAAAAGACTGAAATGAAATATGACTCGACTGGAATGTTCCATTGGAGTCCTGCCCGAAATCTAGAAGATTGTATATTA GATAGAAACCAAGCCGCCATGACAGTACTAAATGGTCACGTGGTGGTCTGTTTGTTTGCGGACCCGGATTCGCCGCTCATCGGTCTTAGGAACCTGGTGATGCCGCTGCGTGCCTCGAACTTTCACTACCACGAACTTAAACACGTGGTCATCGTGGGTAGCGTCGATTATATACGACGGGAATGGAAGATGTTGCAGAATCTGCCAAAAATATCTGTTTTGAAC GGTTCACCGCTAAGCCGGGCCGACTTGCGTGCAGTGAACGTGAACCTGTGTGACATGTGCTGCATCCTGTCAGCGAAGGTGCCATCCAACGATGACCCAACGCTGGCTGACAAGGAAGCTATTCTGGCTTCGTTGAACATCAAG GCGATGACCTTCGATGACACGATAGGCGTGCTCAGTGCCGGGGTGAACGGAACTAACGCCGTGCCAGCGCCGCCAGGGGCTTCACCCGCGCCAGTCCTGCTGCAGCGAAGGGGTTCCGTATATGGCGCTAATGTGCCTATGATTACCG AGCTGGTTAACGATAGCAACGTGCAATTTCTGGATCAAGACGACGATGATGACCCAGACACAGAACTCTACCTCACACAGCCTTTCGCCTGCGGAACAGCCTTCGCCGTCAGTGTGTTGGACTCGCTCATGTCAACT ACGTATTTCAACCAGAACGCGCTGACATTAATCAGATCGCTAATAACTGGTGGGGCGACGCCCGAACTGGAACTGATCCTCGCGGAAGGAGCCGGCCTTAGAGGCGGTTACTCCACATCAGAGAGTTTATCCAACAG GGACCGTTGTCGTGTTGGCCAAATTTCGCTATACAACGGACCGTTGGCCGAATTCGGTGAGGCCGGCAAGTATGGAGACCTATTTGTCGCGGCATTACAAAAGTATGGGATGCTGTGCATCGGCCTCTATCGGTTCAGAGACACCTCATCGTCATGTGACGCTTCCAGCAAGCGATACGTCATCACCAACCCGCCTGATGATTTCTGCTTGCTGCCTACTGATCAG GTGTTCGTCCTAATGCAATTCGATCCTGGCGTCGAGTACCACTCGTCGCACCTGGCTGCGACAGCCGGGGCCAAAGACGACGCCTCCTGA
- the LOC110995314 gene encoding calcium-activated potassium channel slowpoke isoform X13 — protein MASSEEEATTAPIPEDDDCLSVRKWWCFLLSSIFTFLAGLLVVLLCRACAFVCCRREPELSPNDPKLKEQKAARQGKQEFEGTFMTEAKDWAGELISGQTTTGRILVVLVFILSIASLIIYFIDASSEEVERCQKWSDNITQQIDLAFNIFFMVYFFIRFIAASDKLWFMLEMYSFVDYFTIPPSFVSIYLDRTWIGLRFLRALRLMTVPDILQYLNILKTSSSIRLAQLVSIFISVWLTAAGIIHLLENSGDPLDFENAQSLSYWTCVYFLIVTMSTVGYGDVFCRTVLGRTFLVFFLLVGLAVFASWIPEITELAAQRNKYGGRYNKDVRRRHIVVCGHITYESVSHFLKDFLHEDREDVDVEVVFLHRKEPDLELEGLLKRHYTTVEFFQGTMMNAVDLERVKVHEADACLVLANKYCQDPDAEDAANIMRVISIKNYSDDIRVIIQLMQYHNKAYLLNIPSWDWKQGDDVICLAELKLGFIAQSCLAPGFSTMMANLFAMRSFKTSPDTQAWQNDYLQGTGCEMYTESLSTSFTGMTFAQASELCFTKLKLLLLAIEIKGEEGADSKISINPRNAKIHANTQGFFIAQSADEVKRAWFYCKACHEDIKDETLIKKCKCKNLATFRKGVRAVQMVGRANDHHPPPTFTPPELPKKVHVRGEVARDRGEDISLINRNHRSAAPTALLSPMANQLMNSTTTRQVNKVKPNVTRAPPDTNQQEQDTNYQAYHLAYEVKKLMPTSRNSGGNQNSNGVSLPAGMADDQSKDFDFEKTEMKYDSTGMFHWSPARNLEDCILDRNQAAMTVLNGHVVVCLFADPDSPLIGLRNLVMPLRASNFHYHELKHVVIVGSVDYIRREWKMLQNLPKISVLNGSPLSRADLRAVNVNLCDMCCILSAKVPSNDDPTLADKEAILASLNIKAMTFDDTIGVLSAGVNGTNAVPAPPGASPAPVLLQRRGSVYGANVPMITELVNDSNVQFLDQDDDDDPDTELYLTQPFACGTAFAVSVLDSLMSTTYFNQNALTLIRSLITGGATPELELILAEGAGLRGGYSTSESLSNRDRCRVGQISLYNGPLAEFGEAGKYGDLFVAALQKYGMLCIGLYRFRDTSSSCDASSKRYVITNPPDDFCLLPTDQVFVLMQFDPGVEYHSSHLAATAGAKDDAS, from the exons GTAGTTTTGGTGTTCATTCTAAGCATAGCATCGCTCATCATCTACTTCATTGACGCATCCAG TGAGGAGGTGGAGCGATGTCAGAAATGGAGTGACAATATAACTCAACAAATTGACCTTGcctttaacatattttttatggtcTACTTTTTTATACga tTTATAGCAGCTAGTGACAAACTGTGGTTCATGCTCGAGATGTATTCATTTGTAGATTATTTCACGATACCCCCATCATTTGTATCAATTTACCTGGATAGAACATGGATAG GGCTAAGGTTCCTCCGAGCTCTACGCTTAATGACCGTGCCTGATATTTTGCAGTACCTCAATATATTAAAGACATCAAGCTCAATTCGGTTGGCGCAActagtttctatatttatatccgTGTGGCTTACTGCAGCCGGTATTATTCATTTG TTGGAAAATTCTGGTGATCCGCTAGATTTCGAGAATGCGCAATCGTTGTCATATTGGACTTGCGTTTACTTTCTCATAGTCACAATGTCCACAGTAGGTTATGGTGATGTGTTCTGTCGAACAGTACTTGGCAGAacatttttggttttttttctCCTCGTCGGCTTG GCTGTGTTCGCCAGCTGGATCCCCGAGATCACGGAGCTGGCGGCGCAGCGCAACAAATACGGCGGCCGATACAACAAGGACGTCCGCCGCAG GCATATAGTTGTATGTGGACATATTACGTACGAATCGGTGAGccattttttaaaagacttcCTGCATGAGGACAGAGAGGATGTGGATGTAGAAGTGGTTTTTTTACAcag AAAAGAGCCTGACCTTGAGCTGGAAGGTCTACTGAAGCGTCACTACACCACCGTCGAGTTTTTTCAGGGCACAATGATGAATGCCGTGGACCTTGAGAGAGTCAAG gtacACGAAGCTGACGCGTGCTTGGTGCTAGCTAACAAATACTGCCAGGATCCCGATGCTGAAGATGCAGCCAACATCATGAGGGTCATCTCCATCAAGAATTACTCCGATGATATTAGGGTCATCATTCAACTGATGCAGTACCACAATAAG GCCTACCTTTTAAACATTCCATCGTGGGATTGGAAGCAAGGAGACGATGTCATTTGCCTGGCAGAGCTGAAACTGGGTTTTATCGCGCAGAGCTGTCTCGCGCCGGGCTTTTCGACTATGATGGCGAATCTATTCGCTATGAGaagttttaaaaca TCGCCAGATACACAGGCATGGCAGAACGATTACCTGCAAGGAACTGGATGTGAGATGTACACAGAGAGCCTGTCAACATCCTTCACCGGAATGACATTTGCCCAAGCAAGCGA ACTATGCTTTACCAAGCTAAAGTTGTTGCTCCTGGCGATAGAGATCAAAGGTGAAGAAGGAGCTGACAGTAAGATATCAATAAATCCCAGAAATGCGAAGATACATGCGAATACACAAGGGTTTTTCATTGCCCAATCCGCTGATGAGGTTAAAAG gGCGTGGTTTTACTGCAAAGCGTGCCACGAAGACATTAAGGATGAAACACTCATCAAAAAGTGCAAATGCAAAAACT TGGCTACATTCAGGAAGGGCGTCCGAGCCGTCCAGATGGTGGGCCGGGCAA ATGACCACCATCCTCCCCCCACCTTCACGCCGCCAGAGTTGCCCAAGAAGGTCCATGTTCGAG GTGAAGTCGCCCGAGATCGAGGAGAGGATATTAGCT TGATAAATCGCAATCACCGTAGCGCGGCCCCAACTGCGTTGCTGTCCCCAATGGCCAACCAGCTCATGAACTCCACCACCACAAGACAAGTGAATAAAGTTAAGCCCAACGTAACAAGAGCTCCGCCTGATAC GAATCAGCAAGAGCAAGATACCAATTACCAGGCCTATCACCTTGCCTACGAAGTGAAAAAACTCAT GCCCACAAGTCGGAATAGCGGTGGCAATCAGAATAGTAATGGAGTAAGTCTGCCAGCTGGTATGGCAGACGACCAGTCAAAAGACTTCGATTTCGAAAAGACTGAAATGAAATATGACTCGACTGGAATGTTCCATTGGAGTCCTGCCCGAAATCTAGAAGATTGTATATTA GATAGAAACCAAGCCGCCATGACAGTACTAAATGGTCACGTGGTGGTCTGTTTGTTTGCGGACCCGGATTCGCCGCTCATCGGTCTTAGGAACCTGGTGATGCCGCTGCGTGCCTCGAACTTTCACTACCACGAACTTAAACACGTGGTCATCGTGGGTAGCGTCGATTATATACGACGGGAATGGAAGATGTTGCAGAATCTGCCAAAAATATCTGTTTTGAAC GGTTCACCGCTAAGCCGGGCCGACTTGCGTGCAGTGAACGTGAACCTGTGTGACATGTGCTGCATCCTGTCAGCGAAGGTGCCATCCAACGATGACCCAACGCTGGCTGACAAGGAAGCTATTCTGGCTTCGTTGAACATCAAG GCGATGACCTTCGATGACACGATAGGCGTGCTCAGTGCCGGGGTGAACGGAACTAACGCCGTGCCAGCGCCGCCAGGGGCTTCACCCGCGCCAGTCCTGCTGCAGCGAAGGGGTTCCGTATATGGCGCTAATGTGCCTATGATTACCG AGCTGGTTAACGATAGCAACGTGCAATTTCTGGATCAAGACGACGATGATGACCCAGACACAGAACTCTACCTCACACAGCCTTTCGCCTGCGGAACAGCCTTCGCCGTCAGTGTGTTGGACTCGCTCATGTCAACT ACGTATTTCAACCAGAACGCGCTGACATTAATCAGATCGCTAATAACTGGTGGGGCGACGCCCGAACTGGAACTGATCCTCGCGGAAGGAGCCGGCCTTAGAGGCGGTTACTCCACATCAGAGAGTTTATCCAACAG GGACCGTTGTCGTGTTGGCCAAATTTCGCTATACAACGGACCGTTGGCCGAATTCGGTGAGGCCGGCAAGTATGGAGACCTATTTGTCGCGGCATTACAAAAGTATGGGATGCTGTGCATCGGCCTCTATCGGTTCAGAGACACCTCATCGTCATGTGACGCTTCCAGCAAGCGATACGTCATCACCAACCCGCCTGATGATTTCTGCTTGCTGCCTACTGATCAG GTGTTCGTCCTAATGCAATTCGATCCTGGCGTCGAGTACCACTCGTCGCACCTGGCTGCGACAGCCGGGGCCAAAGACGACGCCTCCTGA